One genomic region from Manis pentadactyla isolate mManPen7 chromosome 12, mManPen7.hap1, whole genome shotgun sequence encodes:
- the LOC118921817 gene encoding LOW QUALITY PROTEIN: olfactory receptor 7D2 (The sequence of the model RefSeq protein was modified relative to this genomic sequence to represent the inferred CDS: substituted 1 base at 1 genomic stop codon), translated as METGNQTRILEFLLLGFSEDPELQPFIFGLFLSMYLVTVLGNLLIILAIGSDPHLHSPMYFFLSVLSLVDICFSTTIVPRMLVNIQTESKAISYMYCLTQVYFSMLFPILDTLLLTVMAYDRFVAICHPLHYTAVMNPRLCGLLVFVTWFIGFLTSLLHITLMMHLSFCGDLEIPHFFCELTHILNLACSDTFLNSTLIYVMTVVLGVFPLIGILFSYSQIASSIRRMSSSGGKQKAFSTCGSXLTVVSLFYGTGVGVHFTSAVTQASQKVSVASVMYTVVIPMLNPFIYSLRNKDVKGALGRLLGRAAWCL; from the coding sequence ATGGAAACAGGAAACCAAACGCGAATTTTAGAATTCCTCCTCCTTGGGTTCTCTGAGGATCCGGAACTGCAGCCCTTCATATTTGGGCTGTTCCTgtccatgtacctggtcaccgtgctggggaacctgctcatcatcctggccatCGGCTCCgacccccacctccactcccccatgtacttcttcctctctgtCCTGTCCTTGGTGGACATCTGCTTCAGCACCACCATCGTCCCCAGgatgctggtgaacatccagACAGAGAGCAAAGCCATCTCCTATATGTACTGCCTCACACAGGTGTATTTTTCCATGTTGTTTCCTATCCTGGACACTCTACTCCTGACTGTGATGGCCTACGACAGGTTTGTGGCCATCTGTCACCCTCTGCACTACACGGCCGTCATGAACCCCCGCCTCTGTGGCCTCCTGGTGTTTGTTACCTGGTTCATTGGGTTCCTGACATCCCTCCTTCACATCACCTTGATGATGCATCTGAGCTTCTGTGGAGATCTCGAAATTCCTCATTTCTTCTGTGAGCTGACCCACATCCTCAACTTGGCCTGCTCGGACACCTTCCTGAACAGCACATTGATATATGTCATGACCGTTGTGCTGGGTGTTTTTCCCCTCATTGGGATCCTTTTCTCCTACTCACAAATCGCTTCATCCATAAGGAGGATGTCCTCATCTGGGGGGAAGCAGAAAGCATTTTCCACCTGTGGGTCTTAACTAACTGTGGTTTCTTTATTTTATGGGACTGGAGTTGGAGTCCACTTCACTTCTGCTGTGACCCAGGCCTCCCAGAAAGTCTCAGTGGCCTCAGTGATGTACACGGTGGTCatccccatgctgaaccccttcatctacagcctgcgGAACAAGGACGTCAAGGGGGCCCTGGGAAGGCTCCTCGGCCGCGCAGCCTGGTGTCTGTAA